Genomic DNA from Pelosinus sp. UFO1:
GGGGAAGATGCTTTTGATGAAATTGTAACGCTTTCTTTGAAAAATGATGTAGTGGCTATCGGCCCTGGTTTAGGAAGACAGACAGAAACATTAGATCTTGTGCGTCAAGTCGTGAAAAGTATAGAGAAACCTTTAGTACTCGATGCAGATGCTCTATATGCACTAATCGATCATACTTCTATTTTATTAGAGGCGAAGTCAATGCCTGTGCTTACACCTCATCCAGGGGAAATGGCGCGGCTTGTCGGCTTAACAACGGAAGAAGTAAATCAAGATCGGATTTACATTGCTAGGCAAGCAGCTACAGAGTGGGGAAGTATCGTTATTCTAAAAGGTGCACGAACAGTTGTAGCATTTCCAGATGGTGAGGTATATATTAATAGTAGTGGTAATGCTGGTATGGCTACAGCTGGTGCTGGTGATGTTTTAACTGGGGTAATTACAGGACTTATTGGTCAAGGTTTATCGAGCCACGAGGCCGCATTAGCTGGCGTGTATCTTCATGGATTAGCTGGAGACATTGTTGCTAGAGGTGGAATGATCGGTATGGTGGCCAGTGATCTTATTAAAGCATTGCCAGCAGCAATATTTGGAATTCAAGAAAAGGACTAAGCATAAAATAACCTTTTTTCATGCATACTTAATGGTGGTAGGTATATTTTCAAATATAATTTGCAGCCGGTTATCATCCGCCAAATGATAAAATCGTGTATAAAAAAATTGACATTTGTATATAAAAAAATTATAATCAATCTATATGAATGTATGTGTTAACTGGCGGGGGTGAAGGCGTGGCAGAATTGAGGCGTATTATGATTAGTATCCCGAATAGTTTGCTTCAAGAAGTGGATGGTATTATTGCTATAGAAAAATTAAGTCGGAGTCAATTTGTGCGCGACGCTATGCGTCTTTGTATTGAAGAACGTAAACGTAAAGAAGTGTATGATAGAATGCGTAAGGGATATCAGGAGATGGCGGGAATTAATCTGACATTAGCTGAGGAAGGATTGCTGGCTGATGCAGATACATTTGAAATGCCTACCCTGCTGGCGGAGCGTGAATAAAAATGGTCGTAAAACGTGGGGATATTTATTATGCCAATTTAAGCCCGGTAGTGGGTTCGGAACAAGGAGGGCATCGTCCCGTTTTAGTCATACAAAATGATGTTGGTAATAAATATAGTCCGACCGTTATCGTGGTAGCCATTACTTCACAAATTTCGAAAGCTAAACTGCCGACTCATGTAGAAATCAATTCGAAACAATCTAGTTTGGAAAAAGACTCCGTTATTTTATTGGAGCAATTACGTACTATTGATAAACGTCGATTAAAAGAAAAAGTTTCTCACTTAAATGATGATATTATGAGTATGGTTGATGAATCGATAAAGGTGAGTTTGGGTTTGGTTGTGGTATAATTTGTGATCTAAAGTGAACTGTTTTATTTTAACAAACAACTAGGACTTGGTGAAAACCAAGTCTTTTTAGTTAGAAAATGATATGTTGTGAGGAGTTTTATTATGATACGTAGATGGTTAGCAGTATTCATGTTGCTAATGTTTGTTATTATGGTTGTAGCAGGTTGTAGTAAACAAAGTGTAAAACCAGCAGGGCAAGGGGGGCAAAAGCAAACCAGTTCAGCAAGTTCACCTCTTACTGTGAAGGTACTAGATATTGGACAAGGTGATGCTATTTTAATCCGCGTAGCTGGGCAAACTGTATTGGTTGATTCAGGAGATATTAGTACTAGAGAAAAATTAGTACAATACATAAAAAAAGAGGGCATTACCACAATTGATAAGGTAATCATTACTCACCCACATGCCGATCATTTAGGCGGAATGCCAGGGGTGCTGGATAATTTCAAAGTTAATCAGATTTACGATAGTGGACAAACTACGACCACTGCCCTGTATCGTCAGTATTTAACTCTAGTAAAAAAGAAAGAGATACCTTTTACAGTGCTTACTGCCGGTACTGAGATTGTTATTTCTGATGATATTAAACTTAAAATTCTTGCGCCAGAAAAGCCATTTATAACGGAATCTGAGTTGAATAATAATTCTATAGTTACTAAACTGGTTTATAATAACTTTTCCATGTTATTAACTGGGGATGCAGAAAAGGAATCTGAAAACCGTATGGTGAAAACCTATGGAAATGAGCTTAAAAGTACTATATTGAAAGTTGGACATCATGGTAGCAACACCTCTTCGTCAATTGAGTTTTTAAAAATCGTAGCTCCGGAGGCTGCTATTATCTCACTAGGCGCTAACAACGATTATCACCATCCTCATCCCTCTACAATGAAAAAATTAAATGAGGCCAAGGTGAAAGTATATCGCACAGATACAGATGGGACGGTAACAGTAAATAGCGACGGAAAAACTTATACAATAACAAAGGAGCAGTAATATGAAAGTTCGAGCTGTTATTGATCGTTTTGAAGGTAGTAAGGCAGTATTATTAGTAGGTGAGGATGAAACGCAAGTATCATGGCCTTGTTGTAGTCTACCTGGTGAAGCGGCAGAAGGAGACATATTACAAATTACCTTGCAGGTTGATCAGCAAGCCACTAGTGCGGCAAGGCTAGAGGCAGAAAATCTCTTGAAAGAAATAGTGAAGAGAAATCAGGAAAGCTAATGCTTTCCTGATTTCTTTTGTATTAAAGAATTGATTTGAATAAAAAGAAGTAGACATTCACTATGCTTTGATCAAAAAAAGGTCTTAAATCAAGTTTATTCTTATAGGTGTAAAAAATATTCATAGTTCTATGAGTGAATGTAGAAATTTAAAATAAAATTAAAAATTCTGAAAAATATCAAAATGACAGCAGGATTTTTTTTGCCTTTGGAAGAATAAGTAATGTAAACGTTTACAAGATGCAAATAGGAGTTTTTTATGCAGAATGATAAGCAGGTTCTAAAAAATACAACAATTAAAGATGTAGCGCAATTAGCTAACGTTTCTATTGCAACTGTTTCCCGTACGTTAAGTGGTAAAGATAAGGTATCGCCATTGCTAGCAGAACGTGTAGCGGCAGCCATGAAAGAATTACAATATCAACCTAATGATGTAGCCAGAGCATTAAAGATAAAAGAGTCACGCAGTATTGGTCTTATGATTCCGGATATTGAAAATCCATTTTTCCCAGCGTTAGTAAGGGGAGTGCAGGATGCTGCTAAAATCCATAATTATGCCGTTATTTTGTGCAATACTGATGGAAGGCTAGAAGAAGAAAGAAATTATATCCATTTTTTGTATAGTAAACGAGTGGACGGTATTGTCTTTACTGACAGTGTTTATAACAAACAAAGTATTTCTCTCTTAGATTCTTTAGGCATTCCTGTTGTTCTCCTGGATAGACGGGTAAGTGGAATTCATGCCAGCACAGTTACTTCTGACAATCGTTTAGGTGCTTTTTTGGCTACGGAACATTTAATTGAGTTAGGTAAGAAACGGATTGCATTTATTAGCGGGCCTTTAAAGTTATCTTCTGGCGCCGATCGGGCGAGTGGTTATCAAGATGCCCTTGTTCGTTATAACATTTCATATAATAAGAATCTAGCGTTTATTGGCGCGTTTACTTACGAAAGTAGTTATAAGGCAGTGGAAGATTTACTATTTAGTCGAGAAAAGTTTGATGCAGTATTTGCTTCTAATGATCTGATGGCAATTGGTGTTATTGAATGCTTAGCTAAATATGGTATCAGGGTGCCAGAAGATGTAGCGGTGGTTGGCTTTGATGATATACGTATGGCGGCATGGTATAAACCTTTGTTAACGACGATTCGGCAACCTGTATATGATATGGGGCAATATGCAGTAAAACTTTTAGTGGAGCATATTACGGGTGTAAGAGAGACTTATTATGAAAAGATATTTAAGCCTGAACTTATTATTCGTCAGTCTTCAGGCAGTGTGGAGGAAAGAAAATGAAGGATTTAGCAAAACCGATATTGGTTGTAGGCAGTTTAAATATGGACTTAGTAATAAGGGTAGCAAACTTACCGCTCAAGGGAGAAACAATTTTTGGGAAAACGTTTACAACCTTTCCAGGTGGCAAGGGCGGGAATCAAGCAGTGGCTGCATCTAAATTAGGAGCTAAGGTAACGATGGTAGGGGCAGTCGGACGGGACGATTTTGGCGACA
This window encodes:
- a CDS encoding CopG family ribbon-helix-helix protein translates to MYVLTGGGEGVAELRRIMISIPNSLLQEVDGIIAIEKLSRSQFVRDAMRLCIEERKRKEVYDRMRKGYQEMAGINLTLAEEGLLADADTFEMPTLLAERE
- a CDS encoding type II toxin-antitoxin system PemK/MazF family toxin, with product MVVKRGDIYYANLSPVVGSEQGGHRPVLVIQNDVGNKYSPTVIVVAITSQISKAKLPTHVEINSKQSSLEKDSVILLEQLRTIDKRRLKEKVSHLNDDIMSMVDESIKVSLGLVVV
- a CDS encoding ComEC/Rec2 family competence protein, which translates into the protein MIRRWLAVFMLLMFVIMVVAGCSKQSVKPAGQGGQKQTSSASSPLTVKVLDIGQGDAILIRVAGQTVLVDSGDISTREKLVQYIKKEGITTIDKVIITHPHADHLGGMPGVLDNFKVNQIYDSGQTTTTALYRQYLTLVKKKEIPFTVLTAGTEIVISDDIKLKILAPEKPFITESELNNNSIVTKLVYNNFSMLLTGDAEKESENRMVKTYGNELKSTILKVGHHGSNTSSSIEFLKIVAPEAAIISLGANNDYHHPHPSTMKKLNEAKVKVYRTDTDGTVTVNSDGKTYTITKEQ
- a CDS encoding DUF3006 domain-containing protein — encoded protein: MKVRAVIDRFEGSKAVLLVGEDETQVSWPCCSLPGEAAEGDILQITLQVDQQATSAARLEAENLLKEIVKRNQES
- a CDS encoding LacI family DNA-binding transcriptional regulator, whose protein sequence is MQNDKQVLKNTTIKDVAQLANVSIATVSRTLSGKDKVSPLLAERVAAAMKELQYQPNDVARALKIKESRSIGLMIPDIENPFFPALVRGVQDAAKIHNYAVILCNTDGRLEEERNYIHFLYSKRVDGIVFTDSVYNKQSISLLDSLGIPVVLLDRRVSGIHASTVTSDNRLGAFLATEHLIELGKKRIAFISGPLKLSSGADRASGYQDALVRYNISYNKNLAFIGAFTYESSYKAVEDLLFSREKFDAVFASNDLMAIGVIECLAKYGIRVPEDVAVVGFDDIRMAAWYKPLLTTIRQPVYDMGQYAVKLLVEHITGVRETYYEKIFKPELIIRQSSGSVEERK